Proteins encoded within one genomic window of Solea senegalensis isolate Sse05_10M linkage group LG11, IFAPA_SoseM_1, whole genome shotgun sequence:
- the atp5pb gene encoding ATP synthase F(0) complex subunit B1, mitochondrial: MLSRLVFVSASALKSSGPLGAGLVQASRSLHTSSQSLAPVPPLPEKGGKVRHGIIPEELFQLLYPKTGVTGPYMLGTGLLVYLLSKEIYVINHETLVVASIGAIAVYGIKKFGPSVAAFADKLNEEKVAKAQEVKDLAMSSLTQAIEDEKKEQWRVEGRSVLFDAKRNNVAMLLETNYRERIHMVTNEVKRRLDYQIALQHLHRRMEQEHMVSWVEKNVVGSITPQQEKESIAKCITDLKALAKATQAKAAV; this comes from the exons ATGCTGTCCAGGCTCGTTTTTGTTTCAG CAAGTGCCCTGAAAAGCAGTGGCCCCCTTGGAGCTGG CCTTGTCCAGGCATCTCGCTCCCTGCACACATCATCCCAAAGTTTGGCCCCAGTGCCTCCTTTGCCAGAGAAGGGAGGCAAAGTCCGCCATGGCATCATCCCAGAGGAGCTCTTCCAGCTCCTGTACCCCAAAACTGGAGTCACAG GACCTTACATGCTGGGCACTGGCCTCCTTGTCTACCTGCTTTCCAAGGAAATCTATGTCATCAACCATGAGACCCTTGTTGTCGCCTCAATAGGTGCTATCGCTGTCTATGGTATCAAGAAATTTGGTCCAAGTGTTGCAGCTTTTGCTGACAAACTCAATGAG GAAAAAGTGGCCAAGGCTCAGGAGGTGAAGGACCTTGCTATGTCCAGCCTGACTCAGGCCATTGAGGATGAGAAGAAGGAACAGTGGAGAGTAGAGGGAAGATCAGTGCTCTTCGATGCTAAGAGG AACAATGTGGCTATGCTGTTGGAGACCAACTACAGAGAGCGGATACACATGGTGACCAATGAGGTGAAGAGACGCTTGGACTACCAGATTGCTCTGCAGCACCTCCACCGTCGTATGGAGCAGGAGCACATGGTCAGCTGGGTGGAGAAGAACGTCGTCGGTAGCATTACTCCACAGCAG gaGAAAGAGAGCATCGCCAAGTGCATCACAGACCTGAAGGCTCTGGCGAAGGCCACTCAGGCCAAGGCTGCAGTATAA